In the Staphylococcus condimenti genome, one interval contains:
- a CDS encoding APC family permease — MNKLGFWSIVLLTINLIVGSGIFLSPGTVVGMAGKYTPLVYLIAASFAGVLALSFAASAKYVNKGGAAYAYSTAAFGENIGFYVGIAQFIAGSIAWGVMATAVVKTILVISGGPSNDPVWVTVGILILMIIVFCINIFGTKLFEIVNNLSTAGKLISLGTVIIAGLIIIISTGKSHYYEIDHLVNTSHLDSSGFVMAIIAAFYAFTGFENVANGSQDMQSPEKNLPKAIPLAILIIGTTFIGLITIIMMINPEALLRTKQVVSLVAIFKSPILYNIILYGALISMFGINIATSFSIPRMLESVAEKGQLPTWFKYRNKYGFPLNAFLATAVVAVLLPMSFRFDMDSIIVLSAISRFVQFLIVPAALITFYMGRAHDDVLDSAKKNIFTDMFMPSFALFLTVFMLFRFDWKSEFSVKHHGELVLNYSAIIAMVIGYIVLPAVLFWINHRRDAKKKVAKEH, encoded by the coding sequence GTGAATAAACTTGGATTTTGGTCAATTGTATTATTGACGATTAACTTAATAGTGGGGTCAGGTATTTTCTTATCGCCTGGTACGGTAGTAGGCATGGCAGGTAAATATACACCGCTTGTCTATTTGATTGCTGCATCATTTGCAGGCGTACTTGCACTCTCTTTTGCAGCTTCTGCGAAATATGTAAATAAGGGTGGCGCAGCATATGCCTATTCTACTGCTGCTTTTGGAGAAAACATAGGTTTTTATGTAGGTATTGCACAATTCATCGCAGGCAGTATTGCTTGGGGCGTTATGGCAACTGCTGTTGTGAAAACAATTTTAGTGATTTCAGGTGGACCTAGTAATGACCCTGTGTGGGTTACTGTCGGCATTTTGATTTTAATGATAATTGTATTTTGCATTAATATCTTTGGCACAAAATTATTTGAAATCGTGAATAACCTTTCAACAGCAGGTAAGTTAATTTCATTGGGAACAGTGATTATAGCTGGTTTGATTATAATTATCTCAACAGGTAAATCACATTATTATGAAATTGATCACCTTGTTAATACATCTCATTTAGATTCTTCAGGTTTTGTGATGGCCATTATTGCAGCGTTTTATGCTTTCACTGGTTTTGAGAATGTGGCGAATGGTTCACAAGATATGCAATCGCCTGAAAAGAATCTGCCTAAAGCAATTCCGTTAGCAATCTTGATTATCGGTACTACTTTTATAGGTTTGATTACGATTATTATGATGATTAACCCTGAAGCATTGTTGAGAACAAAACAAGTTGTATCGCTTGTTGCGATATTTAAATCACCGATTCTCTATAACATTATTTTATATGGAGCATTAATTTCAATGTTCGGTATCAATATTGCGACATCATTCTCTATTCCGCGTATGTTGGAATCTGTGGCTGAAAAAGGACAACTGCCGACATGGTTTAAATATCGTAATAAGTATGGTTTTCCACTGAATGCATTTTTAGCTACTGCAGTAGTTGCTGTGCTATTACCGATGTCATTTCGTTTCGATATGGATAGCATCATTGTACTCAGTGCGATTTCTAGATTTGTTCAGTTTCTTATTGTTCCTGCAGCATTAATTACGTTTTACATGGGAAGAGCGCATGATGATGTATTGGATTCAGCGAAAAAGAATATTTTTACAGACATGTTTATGCCAAGCTTTGCATTATTCTTAACAGTCTTTATGCTTTTTAGATTTGATTGGAAAAGCGAGTTTTCCGTGAAACATCATGGAGAACTAGTTTTGAATTATTCAGCAATCATTGCGATGGTGATTGGTTATATCGTATTACCTGCGGTATTGTTCTGGATTAATCATCGTAGAGATGCAAAGAAAAAAGTAGCAAAAGAGCACTGA